The Brassica oleracea var. oleracea cultivar TO1000 chromosome C6, BOL, whole genome shotgun sequence genomic interval AAAAGATTGTGCGTTTCAGTTGAAGTTGGTAGAACGGTGATTTGGTGCAATGTAGAGAGAGTTTCCACAGTTGATGTGAGATTGCATCAAAGGATTCCATCTATCGAATATTATCCTTCCACCACGCCCTATCCTCCCCTGAAACCGCCTTTGAGGTTGTTGACCACCGGAGGTTGCATCAGGTGCTGGAGGAACGATCCCTGCAGCTGCTAGTTTCTCAGGAACCAGCGGTTTCGTGAACAGCATGACCGGTTCATTTGGATCCTAAGGAGATCAAAAGGCAAAACCAGTGTGATTAAACTATAGCAACCAGAGAGAGAGATGAGAGAGGTGGTGTTGATAGGAGAAGGGTTTAACTAGTTTGTGAAGCCAATTGTGGTGCGAGTGTCGTCTTCTAACTTCTTGTTTTATGCCTCCGTGTTGAGATACATTGAGGTTTGAGTTTGTGAAACGAGAGTTGGGGATAAGGGAAGGTCTTGCGCGTACATGGGTGCTAGTGTAGTCATCTGAGTCCATGAACTCCTCGTCGCTTGAGCCAAATTTGTAAGATGTTGTAGCTGGTGGAAACCCAGGCAGACCCAAGGTATCTTCCAAGAGCTCTGTTTCATGCTGCAATATCAAAACCCAAATGGTCAGACTAAGAGAATAGGAGCATCGATTTTTTAACTAGCAAAGAGTTGTAAGAGAGCACGGACCCTGTATTGGAGTTGCATTCTTTGAAGGCTAACCTCGCCATCCATGACATCCCTCTTCTTTTCTTCTCTCTAGAGAATAGTAACTTCGAATTAGTAAAATTGAGGATGTAGCATTTTTGTTAAGATATGAAATGAAAGTTACATACAAGTCAAATATAAAACTGTCATAAAGAACACCTTAATGAGAGCCTCCAGAATGGTCTTCGCTTGGTCAAGATTGCGTCTAACCTGTAACAATTATATAATTCCAGAAAGACTTGCATTCAGAATCCAACAAAAAAAGTATAAACGAGTCAAAATAGATAATTAACAGCCTAGAAGGGCATTAATCAAGGCAAACTGCTCAGGTTTCAGTCAGAATGGTTCAAGCAAGAAATGTAAAGATAATTCAAGTGATTCCCTTACCTGTCGAAGCTTTTCAAATGACTGCACATTGTTTTCTCTCCTCTGCATCTGTAGTAGAAGTAAAGGTTACTTCTCAGTGTTCTTCTTTCTCTAATTGAATTCAAAAATAATAAAAGTATTAAGATAACGGCCTACCCTTCTTGTGTGGAGTCTGTGAGCTTTCTCCCTCGGCCTAAACACATTGTAGGGATTGGTGTCATTGACCGGTGGAGGAGGCTGTTCCAAACAAAGAAGCAAAACTTCAATTAAAATAACAAAGGTAAGAAGACCCTTTTGAGCATGGGCCTTGATTGTTTTAACCGTAAATAATGGTACTAACCTGCAAACGCCGTAAGATAGGCTTCTGCCATCTTTTGCGCTAAGTTGACACCAAAAAAAAGAAACATATGCATTAGTCTTCTAAGCCAAACGTGCTTCAGATGTTTAACTAGTTTTTCATCTGAAAAGTAATCCTGATCACAAGGATTATGCATGGCAACACAACGTATGTTTCCAGATAAGTTATAACAATCAAGCTATGCCAAACCTTGTCTTTCCAGTAGTTGAAGATAGCCTGGAAGACTCCATAATTAATAGACAGTGATTGCAGCGCCTGTAATAATATGATAACAAGGGTTATTTCAAATGCCAAGTTCGTATATGTTACAAGCTAAAAAGAGACATGCGAATCCAAAACACTGTGAAACACACAATCAAAGCAAAGGTATATATACCTCAATAGCACCATCAAGCTGCAAAAGCACAGAAACTGGAGAGCCAAGGGTAGGTGTAATAACTCCTGCCCTTTCCCGCGTCTTGTGGTCCAACACCTCTAGTTTAAAAATAATGCTCTCAAACCTGTTTCAAACAATCCAACACGTTTATATGTTGTTAGCACTTGTACTCCATCTAGAACATGAAAGTCAGATCGGTTAACTTTACATTTCAGGCGAAAGCTGCTTGTTATCTTTATCAAACTCATAAAGCCAGTCATCATCCTCATTGTCAAGATCATACTCCACAAACTCTCCAAGCTCAGACCGAGCTGCAAACAAAACAGAAAAAGCCACAGACTTTAAGTCTCCAATTAAACAAACAAAGCACTTTCATTATACAAAAAAAACAAACCTCCTCTTGCACGTAGATAAGAAGCAGGTTGACCAAACGTCGGAGAATAATCTCGTTCATACGTGTCCACAACAACAAACTGAGGCGTTGGTATCTCTGAAGCAAGCTTCTTACTTGGCACTGGAGACACCTGAAATAACATAAACCCAAAATGCAAAAGGAAACATTTTTAACACTAAACTAACAAAGGCGAAACGATCGAAACGAGTTTAGAAGAAGAAGAGACTATATGTGAAATTGGACGGACCTCATGGTCAAGCTCTACGGAAGAAGCTAAACGCAGCAGCTGAGGGTTCCTAGTTGGCGTGTCGTCGTCTTCAAAGTCTTTATACGATTTCAAAATCGGAAGCTTCTTGTGAATGTCCAGTGGCCGCGGACGGAAAGAGAGCCGACTCATTTCTCACCAGCAAAATCGAACGCGGATTTTGAATCAGGAGAGGGACGAGAAAGAGAGATCAAAGACTCTCCGTCGTCGTTGTACAATTCCAATTTCTAGGGTTTTTTTTTTTGGGTTCTCCGCCGGGCGAAATTGCGGTGGTGGTGGGGAAAAAGGAAACTCTTCCGTGAAGGTCAAACTCAAAATCGAACAAGCGAGTAAAGCAGCTTAAAGGAAATTAAAATAAAACTTTTATTTTCCCCCAAAACATATTCAAAATGAAAAAAAAAATTTTATTTTCTATAAATTTAGTAATCCAAAAATAATTTCATTAATATTTTTACATTAAACTTCTTAATCCAGAGTTACATGTAGTTGATTATAATTTTATAAACCAAAATATATGAGGTCTAAATCCTAACTAAAAAATGATTTGTAATTAAATATAAAAATAATGTAATTTTATCAAATTTTGTAAATTTTAATTTTATTAAATTTGTGTTATAGAGTTTTAGGTGGATTTTGCGGTAATTGCGGTAATTTCCTAAATCCCTTTCTCCCTCGCCCCGCACTCTCTCTCGCCCCGCACTCTCGCTCGCCCCGCCCTCTCCCTCGCCCCATCTCTCTCTCTCGCCCGCTCCCGCTCCCTCGTCCTCTCTCTCACCCTGCCCTCTCTCTCCCTCGCCCGCTCTCTCTTGCTCCCTGATGTGTCTCGGATCGAACAACCCACGTCATGCTCCTTACCGCCATGGACCAGACTGGTCGGATGAACCTGGACAGTAGGCAAAGGGTCATCTTGACCAGATCGCATGAGAAATGGAGTCTTTGGCTATCCTTAATATTTTCAGTCAGTCTTTTTTATTTCCTAGGCATGTTTTTCATCAAAATCAGTGTCTTTGACTTATTTATTACTCCCTCCGTTTCATATTGTATGTAGTTTTAGGGAAATGTTTTTGTTTCAAAATGTAAGTAGTTTTCGTATTTCTAGGTAACTTTTACATTTATTGAATACAGTGTAACCAATCAAATTAAATAGACTTATTTTTTATTGGTTAAATTATATCTAACCTATTTATTATAAAATATTTTTTAAAAACATAATAATTTTTCTTAATCTTCGTGCTTTTAGCCAAAACTACTTATATTATGAAACAGAGGGAGTATTTTCTAGTCAATCTTTGTTTTTTTCTAGATGTGGTTTTCCGTAATTTTTTATGTCTTTCTTTAACCACAAGTACTATAAATATGTAATCTCATTCTATGATATGATCAATGATTTTCTCCTTTATTTTGTGAGTTTATCTCCTTTGTTCTTTATAGAACACTTCTTACTTCTTGTTGAGTTTTCTCCAAGTAAACATTCTCTATTTCGTTGGACTTGTGCGTCATATCAATCAAACACATAGATTTTGAGAAAATTTTAAAAAATATGACAATATTGTTTTAATGCATATTTGCATGATGATATTGAAAGAGGTTTATAGCCTTTGTTGTGTCCGTTTTTCAAGAAAATAGCGATTTTGTAGTGGTTATTCCACTGATTTAGATAGTATTATGAAGTTTTACTAATTAATTAATGAATAATTAGAACGAGTCCCATATACCATAAAAGAGAGTTTAACATACATTAATATAAATTTAGAATGTCGTTAAAAAATTTAGAACAACAATAAAAAGTATAAGTTTAAATATATAGAGCGTTTAACGTAAAACTCAATATTTTCGTAGGGCATAGAATTTAAGAAAAATTCAAAAAATATAACAATATTGCTTTAATGCACAGTTGGCTGCTGTACTAATATACGATGATGGTCAAAGAGGTTTGGAACTTTTTTTGTCTCCATTTCTCTAGAAAATAGTGATTTTATAATGGCTAATCCACTAATTTAGGGAGTATATGAAATTTTACTAAATTAATTTATTAAAAAAATTGAACCATGCTCATGCACCATGAAAGAGAGTTTAGCATACATTAATACAAATGTATAATGTGGTTAAAAATTTTAAAACAACACTAAAGATTATATGTTTCAGTATATAAAGCATTTATCAAAATTCAATATTTTTGTAAGGGTTAAACACATAGATTTCGAGAAAATTTCGAAAATATGACAATATTGTTTTAATGAATAGTTGCATCCTGCACTAATATATGATGATATTGAAAGAGGTTTAGAGCCTTTGTTGTGTCCGTTTTCAAGAAAATAGCGATTTTGTAGTGGTTATTCTACTGATTTATATTGTATTATGAAGTTTTACTAATTAATTGATAAATAATTAGAACGATTCCCATAAACCATAAAATAGAGTATAATATACATTAATATAAATGTAGAATTTCTTTAGAAAATTTAGAACAACAATAAAAAGTATAAGTTCAGTATTTAGAGCGTTTAACGTAAAACTCAATATTTTCATAAGAGTTAACACATAGATTTTGAGAAAAATTCAAAAAATATAACAATATTGCTTTAATGCATAGTTTCCTCATGTACTAATATATGATGATGGTCAAAGAGGCTTGGAACCTTTGTTGTCTACATTTCTCTACAGAATATCAATTTTATAATGGTTAGTACACTAATTTAGGGAGTATATGAAAATTTACTAAGTTAATTTATAAAAAAAATTGAATGATGCTCATGTACCATGAAAAAGAGTTTAACATACATTAATACAAATGTAGGATGTGGTTAGAAATTTTAAAAGAACACTTAAGATTATAGACTTCAGTATATAAAGCATTTATCAAAATTTAATATTTTGTAGGGGTTAACACATAGATTTTGAGAAAATTTCAAAAAATATGACAATATTGTTTTAATGCATAATTGCATCATGCACTAACATATGATGATGCTGAAAGAGGTTTGGAGCCTTTGTTGTCCTCGTTTTTCAAGAAAATAGCGACTTTATAGTGGTTTATTCCACCGATTTAGGGAGTATTATGAAGTTCTACTAAATTAATTGATAAACATTTTATAACGATTCTCATATACCATGAAAGAGAGTTTAACATACATTAATAAAAACGTAGAATGTGGTTAGAAATTCTAAAACAACATTAAAATTTTTAGGCTGCAGTATATAGAGCGTTTAACGTAAAACTAAAAGTTTTTCGTAGGAGTTGTTAACACATATATTTTGAGAAAAATTCAAAAAATATAAAAATATTACTTTAATACATAGTTGTCTCATGTACTAATATACGGTGATGGTCAAACAGGTTTGGAAACTTTGTTGTCTCTATTTCTCTAGAGAATAGCGATTTTATAATGCTAGTTCACTAAACATTAATACAAATGTAGGATGTGGTTAGAAATTTTAAAACAACACTTAAGATTATAGACTTCAGTATATAAAGCATTTATCAAAATTTAATATTTTGTAGGGGTTAACACATAGATTTTGAGAAAATTTCAAAAAATATGACAATATTGTTTTAATGCATAATTGCATCATGCACTAACATATGATGATGCTGAAAGAGGTTTGGAGCCTTTGTTGTCCTCGTTTTTCAAGAAAATAGCGACTTTATAGTGGTTTATTCCACCGATTTAGGGAGTATTATGAAGTTCTACTAAATTAATTGATAAACATTTTATAACGATTCTCATATACCATGAAAGAGAGTTTAACATACATTAATAAAAACGTAGAATGTGGTTAGAAATTCTAAAACAACATTAAAATTTTTAGGCTGCAGTATATAGAGCGTTTAACGTAAAACTAAAAGTTTTTCGTAGGAGTTGTTAACACATATATTTTGAGAAAAATTCAAAAAATATAANNNNNNNNNNNNNNNNNNNNNNNNNNNNNNNNNNNNNNNNNNNNNNNNNNNNNNNNNNNNNNNNNNNNNNNNNNNNNNNNNNNNNNNNNNNNNNNNNNNNNNNNNNNNNNNNNNNNNNNNNNNNNNNNNNNNNNNNNNNNNNNNNNNNNNNNNNNNNNNNNNNNNNNNNNNNNNNNNNNNNNNNNNNNNNNNNNNNNNNNNNNNNNNNNNNNNNNNNNNNNNNNNNNNNNNNNNNNNNNNNNNNNNNNNNNNNNNNNNNNNNNNNNNNNNNNNNNNNNNNNNNNNNNNNNNNNNNNNNNNNNNNNNNNNNNNNNNNNNNNNNNNNNNNNNNNNNNNNNNNNNNNNNNNNNNNNNNNNNNNNNNNNNNNNNNNNNNNNNNNNNNNNNNNNNNNNNNNNNNNNNNNNNNNNNNNNNNNNNNNNNNNNNNNNNNNNNNNNNNNNNNNNNNNNNNNNNNNNNNNNNNNNNNNNNNNNNNNNNNNNNNNNNNNNNNNNNNNNNNNNNNNNNNNNNNNNNNNNNNNNNNNNNNNNNNNNNNNNNNNNNNNNNNNNNNNNNNNNNNNNNNNNNNNNNNNNNNNNNNNNNNNNNNNNNNNNNNNNNNNNNNNNNNNNNNNNNNNNNNNNNNNNNNNNNNNNNNNNNNNNNNNNNNNNNNNNNNNNNNNNNNNNNNNNNNNNNNNNNNNNNNNNNNNNNNNNNNNNNNNNNNNNNNNNNNNNNNNNNNNNNNNNNNNNNNNNNNNNNNNNNNNNNNNNNNNNNNNNNNNNNNNNNNNNNNNNNNNNNNNNNNNNNNNNNNNNNNNNNNNNNNNNNNNNNNNNNNNNNNNNNNNNNNNNNNNNNNNNNNNNNNNNNNNNNNNNNNNNNNNNNNNNNNNNNNNNNNNNNNNNNNNNNNNNNNNNNNNNNNNNNNNNNNNNNNNNNNNNNNNNNNNNNNNNNNNNNNNNNNNNNNNNNNNNNNNNNNNNNNNNNNNNNNNNNNNNNNNNNNNNNNNNNNNNNNNNNNNNNNNNNNNNNNNNNNNNNNNNNNNNNNNNNNNNNNNNNNNNNNNNNNNNNNNNNNNNNNNNNNNNNNNNNNNNNNNNNNNNNNNNNNNNNNNNNNNNNNNNNNNNNNNNNNNNNNNNNNNNNNNNNNNNNNNNNNNNNNNNNNNNNNNNNNNNNNNNNNNNNNNNNNNNNNNNNNNNNNNNNNNNNNNNNNNNNNNNNNNNNNNNNNNNNNNNNNNNNNNNNNNNNNNNNNNNNNNNNNNNNNNNNNNNNNNNNNNNNNNNNNNNNNNNNNNNNNNNNNNNNNNNNNNNNNNNNNNNNNNNNNNNNNNNNNNNNNNNNNNNNNNNNNNNNNNNNNNNNNNNNNNNNNNNNNNNNNNNNNNNNNNNNNNNNNNNNNNNNNNNNNNNNNNNNNNNNNNNNNNNNNNNNNNNNNNNNNNNNNNNNNNNNNNNNNNNNNNNNNNNNNNNNNNNNNNNNNNNNNNNNNNNNNNNNNNNNNNNNNNNNNNNNNNNNNNNNNNNNNNNNNNNNNNNNNNNNNNNNNNNNNNNATTAATACAAATGTAGAATGTGGTTAGAAATTTTAAAACAACACTAAAGGTTATAGGGTTCAGTATATAAATCACTTACCAAAATTCAATATTTTTGTAGGAGTTAACACATAGATTTTGAAATTTTTTTAAAAAATATGACAATATTGTTTTAATGCATAGTTGCATCCTGCAATAACATATGATGATGTTGAAAGAGGTTTAGAGCCTTCTTGTCTATGTTTTTCTAGAAAATAGCGATTTTGTAGTGGTTATTCTACTCATTTAGATAGTATTATGAAGTTTTACTAATTAACTGATAAAA includes:
- the LOC106299848 gene encoding uncharacterized protein LOC106299848, which encodes MSRLSFRPRPLDIHKKLPILKSYKDFEDDDTPTRNPQLLRLASSVELDHEVSPVPSKKLASEIPTPQFVVVDTYERDYSPTFGQPASYLRARGARSELGEFVEYDLDNEDDDWLYEFDKDNKQLSPEMFESIIFKLEVLDHKTRERAGVITPTLGSPVSVLLQLDGAIEALQSLSINYGVFQAIFNYWKDKRKRWQKPILRRLQPPPPVNDTNPYNVFRPREKAHRLHTRRMQRRENNVQSFEKLRQVRRNLDQAKTILEALIKREEKKRDVMDGEVSLQRMQLQYRHETELLEDTLGLPGFPPATTSYKFGSSDEEFMDSDDYTSTHVRARPSLIPNSRFTNSNLNVSQHGGIKQEVRRRHSHHNWLHKLDPNEPVMLFTKPLVPEKLAAAGIVPPAPDATSGGQQPQRRFQGRIGRGGRIIFDRWNPLMQSHINCGNSLYIAPNHRSTNFN